In Streptomyces sp. NBC_01707, a genomic segment contains:
- the malQ gene encoding 4-alpha-glucanotransferase yields MGLSRLAALHGVATSYAPSADVTVSVPDDTVIAVLAALGVDAATPEAVQESLAAAEAVAASRLLPPTLVVWAGEPLPPALTALRPGTTLEIEPEDAAGSPPTSRMRVPGGRPDPAVSATVGTVVGAAADPVSGAGSAQAFEVVALEAASPGTAPVGTTAGTGSTDSAPDAPAPAPAWWTEPPLGVHRLTVRAQDGRTMTTTLIVAPARVPQPPRRTHGFLVQLYSLLSRRSWGMGDLGDLADLAAWAGRTLGAGFVQVNPLHAAVPGAPTDPSPYRPSSRRFPDPVHLHVESIPEYGHVPDRAALDDLRQSAETLSDTVLNKGALIDRDAVWELKRQALELVREVPLTPGRRAAYCDFLAAQGQALEDHALWCALAEVHGSDWHAWPSALRDPRSPQVARARAELLDRVDLHCRLAWLTDNQLAAAQSVARDAGMAVGIVHDLAVGVHPGGADAWAQQDAFALGMSVGAPPDAFNARGQDWGLPPWRPDVLAASGYAPYRGLLRGLLAHAGALRIDHVMGLFRLWWVPEGRPPTEGTYVSHDAEAMLAVLVLEAHRAGAVVIGEDLGTVEPGVRESLARRGVLGTSVLWFERDWTGTGRPLPPERWREDCLATATTHDLPSTAARLTGDHVTLRHRLGLLTHTLEQEQAEDATDTATWLGLLARLGLLPEGEGDEEGAVRAVHRFLLRTPARMVGVWLPDTVGDRRPQNLPGTWDQYPNWRLPVADAEGHPVTLEELASSPRLHHLMEVLKPVDGHPKEQSKPRTAPPGARRT; encoded by the coding sequence ATGGGCTTGTCCCGGCTCGCCGCACTGCACGGCGTCGCCACCTCCTACGCGCCGTCCGCGGATGTCACGGTGTCCGTCCCCGACGACACGGTCATCGCCGTGCTCGCCGCGCTCGGCGTGGACGCCGCCACCCCTGAAGCGGTGCAGGAATCGCTTGCCGCCGCCGAGGCGGTTGCCGCCTCCCGGCTGCTCCCGCCCACGCTGGTGGTGTGGGCGGGGGAACCGCTGCCGCCCGCCCTGACCGCCCTGCGGCCCGGCACGACGCTGGAGATCGAGCCCGAGGACGCGGCCGGTTCGCCTCCCACGTCGCGGATGCGGGTGCCCGGCGGGCGACCGGATCCGGCCGTTTCGGCGACGGTCGGCACGGTCGTCGGTGCCGCCGCCGACCCGGTCTCCGGAGCGGGCTCCGCCCAGGCCTTCGAAGTGGTCGCTCTCGAGGCGGCGTCTCCTGGGACGGCCCCCGTCGGGACGACTGCCGGAACCGGCAGTACCGATTCCGCTCCCGACGCACCCGCCCCGGCCCCCGCCTGGTGGACGGAACCCCCGCTCGGTGTGCACCGGTTGACCGTCCGCGCCCAGGACGGCCGCACGATGACCACCACCCTGATCGTCGCCCCGGCCCGGGTACCCCAGCCGCCGCGGCGCACCCACGGCTTCCTCGTCCAGCTCTACTCCCTGCTCTCCCGCCGCTCCTGGGGCATGGGCGACCTCGGTGACCTCGCCGATCTCGCCGCCTGGGCCGGGCGGACCCTCGGCGCCGGGTTCGTACAGGTCAATCCGTTGCACGCCGCCGTGCCGGGTGCACCCACCGATCCGTCGCCGTACCGCCCGTCCTCGCGCCGTTTCCCCGACCCCGTGCATCTGCACGTCGAGTCGATCCCGGAGTACGGGCACGTGCCGGACCGGGCAGCCCTCGACGACCTGCGGCAGAGCGCCGAGACACTGAGCGACACCGTGCTGAACAAGGGCGCGCTGATCGACCGGGACGCCGTCTGGGAGCTCAAGCGTCAGGCTCTCGAACTCGTACGGGAGGTGCCGCTGACCCCCGGCCGGCGTGCCGCGTACTGCGACTTCCTCGCCGCCCAGGGGCAGGCCCTGGAGGACCATGCCCTGTGGTGTGCCCTCGCGGAGGTGCACGGCTCCGACTGGCACGCCTGGCCGTCCGCGCTGCGCGACCCCCGCTCCCCGCAGGTCGCCCGCGCGCGTGCCGAGCTGCTCGACCGGGTGGACCTCCACTGCCGGCTCGCCTGGCTGACCGACAACCAGCTCGCCGCCGCCCAGAGCGTCGCGCGGGACGCCGGGATGGCCGTCGGCATCGTCCATGACCTGGCCGTCGGCGTGCACCCCGGCGGCGCCGACGCCTGGGCCCAGCAGGACGCCTTCGCGCTCGGTATGTCGGTCGGCGCGCCCCCGGACGCCTTCAACGCGCGTGGTCAGGACTGGGGGCTGCCCCCGTGGCGGCCCGACGTCCTCGCGGCGTCCGGCTACGCCCCGTACCGCGGGCTGCTGCGCGGGCTCCTCGCCCACGCCGGCGCCCTGCGCATCGACCACGTCATGGGCCTGTTCCGGCTCTGGTGGGTCCCCGAGGGGAGACCGCCCACCGAGGGCACATACGTCAGCCACGACGCCGAGGCGATGCTCGCCGTCCTCGTCCTGGAGGCGCACCGGGCCGGGGCGGTCGTCATAGGGGAGGACCTCGGCACGGTCGAACCGGGTGTACGCGAGTCGCTCGCACGCCGCGGAGTGCTGGGCACCTCCGTGCTCTGGTTCGAGCGCGACTGGACGGGCACCGGCCGACCGCTGCCCCCGGAGCGCTGGCGGGAGGACTGCCTCGCCACCGCCACCACCCACGACCTGCCGTCCACCGCCGCGCGGCTGACCGGCGACCATGTGACACTCCGCCACCGCCTGGGACTGCTCACCCACACCCTGGAGCAGGAACAGGCCGAGGATGCCACCGACACCGCCACGTGGCTCGGCCTGCTCGCCCGGCTCGGCCTGCTGCCGGAGGGCGAGGGCGACGAGGAGGGGGCGGTCCGCGCCGTCCACCGCTTCCTGCTGCGCACCCCTGCCCGCATGGTCGGCGTCTGGCTCCCGGACACGGTCGGTGACCGCCGTCCGCAGAATCTGCCCGGCACCTGGGACCAATACCCCAACTGGCGGCTGCCCGTCGCGGATGCGGAAGGCCACCCGGTCACTTTGGAGGAGCTGGCGTCGTCGCCGCGTCTGCACCATCTGATGGAGGTACTGAAGCCGGTGGACGGACACCCGAAAGAACAGTCGAAGCCCCGTACGGCACCCCCGGGCGCGCGCCGCACTTAG
- a CDS encoding LysR substrate-binding domain-containing protein, with protein sequence MIEWDVKKLRILRVLSERGTVTATAEALLMTPSAVSQQLSNLAKQLGVPLLEAQGRRVRLTDAAHLVLRHAEAVFAQLERADVELTGYLRGEAGEVRVGAFSTAVPALVVPAVRLLRADDRPGPSVRVREAEAAEAYELLSAGDVDLALSLAAHAPTAHDPRFALLPLLADPLDVALPAGHRLADAPGLRLADLAAEPWIFGGSGPWSEITTAACEAAGFVPEQAHSASGWTAILAMVEAGMGVALIPRMASAERRTGVVMRVLEADLPRRHVVAAVRQGAEGGPAVARVLSALQQVSAVRVGPFS encoded by the coding sequence ATGATCGAGTGGGACGTCAAGAAGCTCAGGATCCTGCGCGTGCTGAGCGAGCGCGGGACCGTCACGGCAACGGCCGAGGCGCTGTTGATGACCCCCTCGGCCGTGTCCCAGCAGCTCTCCAACCTGGCCAAGCAGCTCGGCGTACCCCTTCTGGAGGCCCAGGGCCGCCGGGTCCGGCTCACCGACGCCGCACATCTCGTACTCCGCCACGCCGAAGCGGTCTTCGCTCAACTGGAACGCGCCGACGTGGAGTTGACGGGATATCTGCGGGGTGAGGCGGGGGAGGTGCGGGTCGGGGCGTTCTCGACGGCCGTGCCCGCCCTCGTCGTACCGGCGGTCCGGCTCCTGCGCGCCGACGACCGGCCCGGACCGTCCGTGCGGGTACGGGAGGCGGAGGCGGCGGAGGCGTACGAACTCCTGTCGGCCGGCGACGTCGACCTCGCGCTCTCCCTCGCCGCGCACGCGCCGACCGCCCACGACCCGCGCTTCGCCCTCCTCCCTCTGCTCGCCGACCCGCTCGATGTCGCCCTCCCCGCCGGACACCGGCTGGCGGACGCCCCCGGGCTGCGGCTGGCCGACCTCGCCGCCGAGCCATGGATCTTCGGCGGCTCGGGCCCCTGGTCGGAGATCACCACGGCCGCGTGCGAGGCCGCCGGATTCGTGCCGGAGCAGGCGCACAGTGCCTCCGGGTGGACCGCGATCCTCGCCATGGTCGAAGCGGGCATGGGTGTCGCGCTGATCCCGCGGATGGCGTCGGCGGAACGCCGTACGGGTGTGGTGATGCGTGTCCTGGAGGCGGACCTGCCCCGGCGCCATGTGGTCGCCGCCGTACGGCAGGGTGCGGAGGGTGGGCCCGCGGTGGCCCGGGTCCTGTCCGCGCTTCAGCAGGTCAGCGCCGTCCGCGTGGGACCATTCAGTTGA
- the alc gene encoding allantoicase: MTSDVNANTAKDNDPHANDAAPYGGGDPYADYRAGEFPFTGLVDLADRRLGAGVVAANDEFFAERENLLNRERAVFDPERFGHKGKIMDGWETRRRRGTDAAHPFPASEDHDWALVRLGAPGIIRGIVVDTAHFRGNYPQRVSVQATSVDGSPSPSDLLADDVKWEEIVPPTPVRGHAANGFGITGGRRYTHVRLCQHPDGGVARLRVHGEVVPDPAWPAALGTIDLIAVLNGGTYEDASDRFYSSPTQIILPGTSRKMDEGWENRRRRVRDTNDWVRFRLVAQGAVRAVEIDTACLKGNAAGWIALQGRNGEAGEWFEIIPRTKLQPDTLHRFPLQAQAVVTHVRLDAFPDGGVARMRLHGTLTERGTAELAARYEESSV; the protein is encoded by the coding sequence ATGACCTCCGACGTGAACGCGAACACCGCCAAGGACAACGACCCCCACGCCAACGACGCGGCCCCGTACGGCGGCGGCGACCCGTATGCCGACTACCGCGCCGGCGAATTCCCCTTCACCGGCCTGGTGGACCTCGCCGACCGCCGTCTGGGCGCGGGAGTGGTCGCCGCGAACGACGAGTTCTTCGCCGAGCGCGAGAACCTGCTGAACCGCGAACGCGCCGTGTTCGACCCCGAGCGCTTCGGGCACAAGGGCAAGATCATGGACGGCTGGGAGACCCGGCGTCGCCGCGGCACCGACGCCGCACACCCATTCCCGGCCTCCGAGGACCACGACTGGGCCCTCGTCCGGCTCGGTGCCCCCGGCATCATCCGTGGCATCGTCGTCGACACCGCCCACTTCCGCGGCAACTATCCGCAGCGCGTCTCGGTGCAGGCGACATCGGTCGACGGCTCTCCCAGCCCCTCGGATCTCCTCGCCGACGACGTGAAGTGGGAGGAGATCGTGCCGCCGACCCCGGTGCGGGGCCACGCCGCCAACGGCTTCGGGATCACCGGTGGCCGCCGCTACACCCACGTCCGCCTCTGCCAGCACCCCGACGGCGGCGTCGCCCGCCTCCGCGTCCACGGCGAGGTGGTCCCCGACCCCGCCTGGCCGGCGGCGCTCGGCACGATCGACCTGATCGCGGTCCTCAACGGCGGCACGTACGAGGACGCCTCGGACCGCTTCTACTCCTCACCGACCCAGATCATCCTGCCCGGCACCTCCCGCAAGATGGACGAGGGCTGGGAGAACCGCCGCCGCCGTGTACGCGACACGAACGACTGGGTCCGCTTCCGCCTGGTCGCCCAGGGGGCGGTCCGCGCGGTCGAGATCGACACGGCCTGCCTCAAGGGCAATGCGGCCGGCTGGATCGCCCTCCAGGGTCGCAACGGCGAGGCGGGTGAATGGTTCGAAATCATCCCCCGCACCAAGCTCCAGCCCGACACCCTCCACCGCTTCCCGCTGCAGGCCCAGGCCGTGGTCACCCACGTCCGCCTCGACGCCTTCCCGGACGGCGGAGTGGCCCGGATGCGCCTGCACGGCACACTCACGGAACGGGGAACCGCCGAACTGGCGGCCCGCTACGAGGAGTCGAGCGTGTAA
- the pepN gene encoding aminopeptidase N, producing MPGTNLTREEAQERARLLTVDAYEIDLDLSGAQEGGTYRSVTTVRFDSAEAGAETFIDLVAPAVHEVELNGKTLDVAAVFRDSRIALPHLHAGSNVLRVVADCAYTNTGEGLHRFVDQVDQQAYLYTQFEVPDARRVFASFEQPDLKATFQFTVKAPAGWTVISNSPTPEPKDDVWVFEPTPRISTYITALIVGPYHAVHSSYEKDGQSVPLGIYCRPSLAEFLDADAIFDVTRQGFDWFQEKFDYAYPFAKYDQLFVPEFNAGAMENAGAVTIRDQYVFRSKVTDAAYETRAETILHELAHMWFGDLVTMEWWNDLWLNESFATYTSIACQAYAEGSKWPHSWTTFANSMKTWAYRQDQLPSTHPIMADIRDLDDVLVNFDGITYAKGASVLKQLVAYVGMDEFFKGVQAYFKAHAFGNTRLSDLLGALEETSGRDLKTWSKAWLETAGINILRPEVTTDGNGHVTSFTVLQEAPALPAGAKGEPTLRPHRIAIGCYDLDGDGKLVRTNRIELDVDGERTEVPFPAGTARPAVILLNDDDLSYAKVRLDEESLRVVTEHLGDFTESLPRALCWASAWDMTRDGELATRDYLSLVLSGIGKESDIGVVQSLHRQVKLALDLYAAPGFREAGLTQWTEATLAHLRAAEPAGDHQLAWARAFAATARTPVQLDLLRALLDGAETVEGLVVDTELRWAFVERLAAVGLLDEDEIAAEYERDKTAAGERHAATARAARPSAEAKTEAWASVVESDKLPNSLQEAVIGGFVQTDQRELLAPYTEKFFAAVKDVWDSRSHEMAQQIAVGLYPALQVSQETLDATDAWLDSAEPSAALRRLVSESRAGVERALKAQAADAAAATA from the coding sequence GTGCCTGGCACGAATCTGACCCGCGAAGAGGCACAGGAGCGGGCGCGCCTGCTGACCGTGGACGCGTACGAGATCGATCTCGACCTCTCCGGAGCGCAGGAGGGCGGCACCTACCGGTCCGTGACCACTGTCCGCTTCGACTCCGCCGAAGCCGGTGCGGAGACCTTCATCGACCTGGTCGCCCCGGCCGTGCACGAGGTCGAGCTCAACGGCAAGACCCTGGACGTCGCCGCCGTCTTCCGCGACTCGCGGATCGCGCTGCCGCACCTGCACGCGGGCTCCAACGTGCTGCGGGTGGTCGCGGACTGCGCCTACACCAACACCGGCGAGGGTCTGCACCGGTTCGTCGACCAGGTCGACCAGCAGGCCTACCTGTACACACAGTTCGAGGTCCCGGACGCGCGCCGGGTCTTCGCGAGCTTCGAGCAGCCCGACCTGAAGGCGACCTTCCAGTTCACCGTGAAGGCACCGGCGGGCTGGACGGTCATCTCGAACTCCCCCACGCCGGAGCCCAAGGACGACGTCTGGGTCTTCGAGCCGACGCCGCGTATCTCGACGTACATCACGGCCCTGATCGTCGGCCCGTACCACGCGGTGCACAGCAGCTACGAGAAGGACGGCCAGTCCGTTCCGCTCGGCATCTACTGCCGCCCGTCGCTCGCCGAGTTCCTCGACGCGGACGCGATCTTCGACGTCACACGGCAGGGCTTCGACTGGTTCCAGGAGAAGTTCGACTACGCGTACCCGTTCGCCAAGTACGACCAGCTGTTCGTCCCGGAGTTCAACGCGGGCGCGATGGAGAACGCGGGCGCGGTCACCATCCGCGATCAGTACGTGTTCCGCTCGAAGGTGACGGACGCGGCGTACGAGACGCGGGCCGAGACGATCCTGCACGAGCTGGCCCACATGTGGTTCGGCGACCTCGTCACCATGGAGTGGTGGAACGACCTGTGGCTGAACGAGTCGTTCGCCACGTACACGTCCATCGCCTGCCAGGCGTACGCGGAGGGCTCGAAGTGGCCGCACTCCTGGACGACGTTCGCCAACTCCATGAAGACGTGGGCGTACCGCCAGGACCAGCTGCCGTCGACGCACCCGATCATGGCGGACATCCGTGACCTGGACGACGTCCTGGTCAACTTCGACGGCATCACGTACGCCAAGGGCGCCTCGGTCCTGAAGCAGCTCGTGGCGTACGTCGGCATGGACGAGTTCTTCAAGGGCGTCCAGGCGTACTTCAAGGCGCACGCGTTCGGGAACACCCGCCTCTCCGACCTGCTGGGCGCGCTGGAGGAGACCTCCGGCCGCGACCTGAAGACCTGGTCGAAGGCGTGGCTGGAGACGGCCGGCATCAACATCCTGCGCCCGGAGGTCACCACCGACGGGAACGGTCACGTCACCTCGTTCACCGTGCTCCAGGAGGCCCCCGCGCTGCCCGCCGGCGCCAAGGGCGAGCCGACGCTGCGCCCGCACCGGATCGCGATCGGCTGCTACGACCTCGACGGGGACGGGAAGCTGGTCCGCACGAACCGGATCGAGCTGGACGTCGACGGCGAGCGCACCGAGGTCCCGTTCCCGGCGGGCACCGCCCGTCCGGCGGTCATCCTGCTCAACGACGACGACCTGTCGTACGCGAAGGTCCGGCTCGACGAGGAGTCGCTACGGGTCGTCACCGAGCACCTCGGTGACTTCACCGAGTCGCTGCCGCGCGCCCTGTGCTGGGCCTCCGCCTGGGACATGACCCGCGACGGCGAACTGGCGACGCGCGACTACCTCTCGCTCGTCCTGTCCGGCATCGGCAAGGAGTCGGACATCGGCGTCGTCCAGTCGCTGCACCGCCAGGTGAAGCTGGCCCTGGACCTGTACGCGGCGCCGGGGTTCCGCGAGGCGGGCCTGACCCAGTGGACGGAGGCGACGCTCGCGCACCTGCGCGCCGCGGAGCCGGCCGGCGACCACCAGCTGGCCTGGGCCCGCGCCTTCGCGGCGACGGCCCGCACCCCTGTCCAGCTGGACCTGCTCCGGGCGCTGCTGGACGGCGCGGAGACGGTCGAGGGCCTCGTCGTCGACACCGAGCTGCGCTGGGCGTTCGTGGAGCGGCTGGCCGCGGTCGGCCTGCTCGACGAGGACGAGATCGCCGCCGAGTACGAGCGCGACAAGACGGCAGCGGGCGAGCGTCACGCGGCGACGGCCCGCGCGGCGCGCCCGTCGGCCGAGGCCAAGACGGAGGCCTGGGCCTCCGTCGTCGAGTCCGACAAGCTCCCGAACTCCCTCCAGGAGGCGGTCATCGGCGGCTTCGTCCAGACCGACCAGCGGGAACTGCTGGCCCCGTACACCGAGAAGTTCTTCGCAGCGGTGAAGGACGTCTGGGACTCGCGAAGCCACGAGATGGCCCAGCAGATCGCCGTCGGCCTCTACCCGGCGCTCCAGGTCTCGCAGGAGACCCTGGACGCGACGGACGCCTGGCTGGACTCGGCGGAGCCGAGCGCGGCACTGCGCCGGCTGGTCTCCGAGTCGCGGGCAGGCGTGGAGCGCGCGCTGAAGGCCCAGGCGGCGGACGCGGCCGCGGCAACCGCGTAG
- a CDS encoding ribbon-helix-helix domain-containing protein translates to MKISVSLPQEDVAFVDEYAMKTDADSRSAVIHAAIELLRVAGLEAEYTEAFEEWDASEDAALWDRTVGDGIADA, encoded by the coding sequence ATGAAGATCAGTGTGAGCTTGCCGCAGGAGGATGTCGCCTTCGTCGACGAGTACGCCATGAAGACCGACGCGGACTCCCGGTCCGCCGTGATACATGCCGCCATCGAGCTGCTGCGTGTCGCCGGACTCGAGGCGGAGTACACCGAGGCGTTCGAGGAGTGGGACGCGAGCGAGGACGCCGCGCTCTGGGACCGCACGGTGGGGGACGGAATCGCCGATGCGTAG
- a CDS encoding type II toxin-antitoxin system PemK/MazF family toxin: MRRGDIHLVDLEPARGSEANKVRPAVIVSNNAANQSAELSGRGVITVVPVTSNIARVLTFQVLLRADESRLLKDSKVQCEQVRAVSPDRVLKRIGTVPRPRMAEIDAALRRHLAL; the protein is encoded by the coding sequence ATGCGTAGAGGCGATATCCATCTGGTCGATCTGGAGCCGGCCAGGGGCAGTGAGGCCAACAAGGTCAGGCCGGCCGTGATCGTGTCCAACAACGCGGCCAACCAGTCGGCGGAGCTCAGCGGCCGAGGTGTGATCACTGTCGTGCCGGTGACGTCGAACATCGCGCGTGTTCTCACGTTCCAGGTCCTTCTCAGGGCTGACGAGAGCCGTCTGCTGAAGGACTCGAAGGTCCAGTGCGAGCAGGTCCGGGCGGTCTCTCCGGACCGTGTGCTGAAACGGATCGGCACCGTCCCGCGCCCGCGCATGGCCGAGATCGACGCCGCCCTGCGACGTCACCTCGCCCTCTGA
- a CDS encoding aspartate-semialdehyde dehydrogenase, producing MKVGIVGATGQVGTVMRRILAERKFPTDQLRLFASARSAGSTIEWQGQEITVEDASTADYTGLDIVLFSAGGATSKALAEKVAAQGAVVIDNSSAWRKDPEVPLVVSEVNAHAIKNRPKGIIANPNCTTMAAMPVLRPLHDEAGLDALVVTSYQAVSGSGLAGVSELHGQASKVVADADKLTHDGGAVEFPEPAVYKRPIAFNVLPLAGSIVDDGSFETDEEQKLRNESRKILEIPELKVSGTCVRVPVFTGHSLQINARFARPIGVERAYELLEGAEGVELSEIPTPLQAAGQDVSYVGRIRADETVENGLALFVSGDNLRKGAALNAVQIAELVAAELNG from the coding sequence GTGAAGGTCGGAATCGTCGGCGCCACCGGTCAGGTCGGCACAGTCATGCGCAGGATCCTGGCCGAGCGGAAATTCCCGACCGACCAGCTGCGGCTCTTCGCCTCCGCCCGCTCCGCAGGCTCCACCATCGAGTGGCAGGGCCAGGAGATCACCGTCGAGGACGCCTCCACCGCGGACTACACGGGTCTCGACATCGTGCTGTTCTCGGCCGGCGGCGCCACCTCCAAGGCGCTCGCCGAGAAGGTAGCCGCCCAGGGCGCCGTGGTGATCGACAACTCCTCCGCATGGCGCAAGGACCCCGAGGTCCCGCTCGTCGTCTCCGAGGTCAACGCGCACGCGATCAAGAACCGCCCCAAGGGCATCATCGCGAACCCGAACTGCACGACGATGGCCGCGATGCCCGTGCTGCGCCCGCTGCACGACGAGGCCGGTCTCGACGCGCTGGTCGTCACCAGCTACCAGGCGGTCTCCGGCTCCGGCCTGGCCGGCGTCTCCGAGCTGCACGGACAGGCGTCCAAGGTGGTCGCCGACGCCGACAAGCTCACCCACGACGGCGGCGCCGTCGAGTTCCCCGAGCCGGCCGTCTACAAGCGGCCCATCGCCTTCAACGTACTGCCGCTGGCCGGTTCGATCGTGGACGACGGCTCCTTCGAGACCGACGAGGAGCAGAAGCTCCGCAACGAGTCCCGCAAGATCCTGGAGATCCCGGAGCTCAAGGTGTCCGGCACCTGTGTCCGGGTCCCGGTCTTCACCGGTCACTCGCTCCAGATCAACGCCCGCTTCGCCCGCCCGATCGGTGTGGAGCGCGCCTACGAGCTGCTCGAGGGCGCCGAGGGTGTCGAGCTCTCGGAGATCCCCACCCCGCTCCAGGCGGCCGGCCAGGACGTGTCGTACGTTGGCCGCATCCGGGCCGACGAGACCGTCGAGAACGGTCTGGCGCTCTTCGTCTCCGGCGACAACCTGCGCAAGGGCGCGGCGCTGAACGCCGTGCAGATCGCGGAGCTGGTCGCCGCCGAGCTGAACGGCTGA